The genomic stretch TTCGTCCCGAAGTACGTGTTCGGCATGCCGACCGACGTGTTCGCGCACACGGGCCCTTCGCTCCCCCATTGGCTCGAGGAGCGCGTTTTCTCGTTCCTGATCAATCGCTTCCTGGTCGGAGACCTGACGCGCTACGGCCTACCGGCGCCAGACCATCTGATCCTGCGTTCTCACCCCATCATGAACACCCAGATCCTCCACCACCTGGGGCACGGCGATCTGGAGGCACGGCCGGACGTCCGCGAGCTCAGAGGGCACGAGGTCGAGTTCAAGGACGGGACTAAAGAGGAGATCGATGTCATCGTTTGGGCCACCGGATACGAGCGGGTCTACCCGTTTCTCGGGGAGGACGATCTGGACCGACGGGAAGGCGCGCTCGACCTCTACCTGAACGTCTTCCACCGCCGCTACCCGGACCTGTTCATCATCGGACTGTTCGAGACCGACGGTGCCGCCTACCCACTCTACGGCGCGCAGGCCGAGCTCATCGCGGCCTACTTGCATGCGCGGAGCCGTGGGACGGCCCAGGCGTTCGACCGCCTGCGCGCCAATGATCGATCCGACCTCAGAGGTGGGCGGAGGTACCTGTCGAGCGCTCGGCACGCCTACTACGTGAAGAGCGACGTGTACGAGCGGGCGCTACGCCGGGCAGCGTCGAGGCTGACGTAGAGCGAGGGCCCTAGCCCTGGCCCACCATCGGATTCCGGACCGCCAGTGCGGTGAATCGCGTGAAGTCCCGATCTGCGCTCCACAGCTCCCGGACGCCGTGGTAGATGCAAAGCGCTGCCACGCGGGCGTCGTGGACCTTGGCGCCTGCGACCTTGCTCGTCCGGAGAATATCGGTGAGGCGACCGGCGTATCCCGGCCCCTCGCAGAGAAGTGTCAACGTTGGCGACTCGAGCCACCCGGAGACCTGATCGAGTGCCGCCGCGAACTTCGTCGGAGGGTCGTAGATCCGAGGATGCGTGGTGATCGCGAGGAATTCATGGATGCAGGGCCAAGGAATCGCCCAGGGTGCGCGTCCCTCCGCAAGCGAACGAAGTGCTGTGGCCGCCTCGACGTGCCACTCGGAGTCCTGCCGATGAGCGTAGACGAGCACGTTCGTATCGACGGCGATCATCCGCCGTGCCCCTCATACGTCAGTTCTGCGATCCTCTCCCAGCCGCCCTCGCGCACATCGGGCCGCAAGCCCCTGCCGCCGATGCTCGCGTCCCGGAGGACGAAGGCGTCGTCGTGCGGTGCGGCGTCGAGCACCGTCCTCAGGCCCGCCTCCACCAGCGCCCGCAGAGTCGTCCCGCGCTCTCCCGCGTGGCGTTTCGCCGCGGCAAGCAGCCGCGAGCCCGCAATCTGACTCGTGCTCACGGGCGACCGAATGACGTGTTATCGGCCCGCTTAGACGCTTCCTACTTCCCCCGGCCGCCGTTCGGCTGCAGTATGGACCGCCCGCCTGATCGGCAACTCCACGCCCCCCGCGTCGCGGCGTCCAAATGATGAGCAGTCCTATCAAAGCGATTCGCTGCCACCGGTTCGCGGGGCTCGACGAGGACGGGAAGCCGGTGCCGACCCCGGACCCACTCAGGGATGTGCTGTCGCTCGATGAAGTGCAAGCACCAGAGTGCGAAGCCGGGAGTGTTCTCGTCTCCTCACATTATGTCGGAGTCCAGTACCCTGATGCGCTTCAGGCTCAGGGCCTCTACCAGGTAAGACCACCCCTCCCGTATGTGCCCGGCATGGACCTGACGGGAACGGTTCTCGAGGTCGGTGAAGGCGTCGAGGGCCTGCGGGTGGGTGACCGAGTGATCGCGCAAATGGGCATCGGCGCGATGGCCGAGGTCGTCAAGGCCGACGCGCGTGCCGTGTGGAAGGCACCCGACAACGTTCCGCTGTCGCAGTGCGCCAACGTCGGCCGCAACTTTTTTGCGGCGTATCACTCTCTGAAGGTCATCGGTGAAATCGCTCCCGGTGACCTGGTGCTCATCGATGGCGCGTCGGGTGGCGTGGGCATGGCCGGAATCCAACTCGCCAAGGCCATGGGCGCTCAGGTCATCGCGGGCGTCAGCGTACCTGAGAAGCGGGCGTACCCAACCGCTGCCGGCGCGGACAGGGTGCTCTGCTATGGTCGTGATCGTGAAAGCCACCGGGCCTTCAAGAATGAGGTCAAACAAGCGGCGCGTGAGCTAGGGCATCCGGACGGCGTGGATTTGGTGCTCGACATGGTGCAGGGAGATCTCTTCGAGGCGGCGCTGGTCTCCTCTGTGAGACCACTGGGCAAGATATGTCTAGTAGGATTCACGGCAGGTCAGAAACCGATTCGACCGGGTATGCTGCTCATCAAGCAGGCCGCTGCCATTGGTAGCCTGTGGGGTCCGTGGGCCACAGCCAATCCGGATCGGCACCAGGAGCACGTTGCCGAGATCCTCAGCTACATGGCGACCGGTGCTGTGGCGCCGCGTGCCGATCGCGTATTCCCGCTGGAGCGCTTTATCGAAGCGTTCGAGCTCTTCGAGAACAACGAGGGACGCGGCAACACGGTGGTGTGTATGACCGGAGAGGAGGTCTAGGCTCACCTGCGCGGTGTGGGGCAGATGCCTCGGCGCCTCCCGGGCGCTATGATGCAGAGTCGGCCCAGTCCCGTCTCATCAACATGCCGGCTCTGCCGGTCTAGGGGGATGTCATGTCACTGACGCGTCGCGGGTTCGCTCGCACGATCGGCCTGGGTACGGCCGGCTTGCTGTCCAGCTCGTTCATCATCGGCCGTGGCCGGGAGGCGGCAGCGTTCGAGCCCGAGTTGGCGGAAGAGCCATTCGATGATCCCATCATCCGGATCAGCTCCAATGAGAACGCCCGGGGCCCTGGTCCGAACGCGATGGCGGCGCTCCACCAGGCCATCACGACGAGAACGGGGCGGGGATATCCACCAGACTACACAAACGAGCTGGTAACGACGATCGCCGAGATATACGGCGTAGGGGAGGACAACGTCGTCGTGGGTACGGGCTCGGGTGCCATCCTCGCTGGGTCGGTCCGAGCCTTCTGTTCCGCCACCAAGCCGCTGGTCACCGCGGCGCCGACCTACGGCACGCCCGACCGGATGGCGAGACGGATCGGCGCGCCCGTCAAGATGATTCCCGTCGACGGCTCGCTGGGTCTGGATATCTCTGCGATGGCGGAGGCCGCCCGCGGGGCGGGCATGGTGTTCTTCTGCAACCCGAACAATCCAACGGGCACGGCGCACTCGGCGAGCGCAGTGGAAGACTTTGTCCGACGAGTGATGCGTGCTTCACCCGCTACCAAGATCCTGATCGACGAGGCCTACATCGACTACACGTTCGATTCGGCCGTCAAGACCGCGGCCCCGTTGACACAGGAGTTTCCGAGCGTGTTCATCACGCGCACCTTCTCGAAGGCGCATGGCATGGCGGGTCTGCGCGTCGGCTATGCGATCGGGCAAGAAGAGACCCTCGATGCGATCAGCGATGCGTGGAATCTCGGCAGCATGAACACGCTGTCCGCCGCTGCCGCGATCGCGTCGATCGAGGATCCCGAGCATATCGCCGAGGAGCGGCGAGAGAACGCACGGATTCGCCGGTTCACGCTCTCCGCGTTCCGGGACCTGGGGTTCGAGGCTCCCGACTCCCACACCAACCACATCTTCGTCGACCTCAAGCGTCCGGCGAGTGAGTTTCGGGAGGCGTGTCTGGAACAGAGTGTGCGCGTGGGTCGGGACTTCCCGCCCATGGAGCATACCTACTCTCGGATTTCACTTGGGACGATGGAAGAGATGGAGACGGCGGTTGGCGTGTTTCGAAGCGTCTTGAGTTGAGGAGCTCCTGTTCCCGGCGCGACTTCATCAAAAAGGCGATCATCGCGGGCCCGGTGGTCTCGGGGGCGAGCACGTTCGCAAGCCCCTCCGATGGAGTCGCGCAGCCGGCCCATGCGGTCACGCAGCAGGCTGCGAGGATCGGCGCGCTCGACC from Gemmatimonadota bacterium encodes the following:
- a CDS encoding NAD(P)-binding domain-containing protein, whose amino-acid sequence is MNEIGIIGAGPGGLCAAAALQTRGIPFEILDAGSRVGGIWDIDRPDSPMYESAHFISSRTLSGFPGFPMPDSYPDYPRHDQILAYIEDFAAQHDIERHITFATRVDSARREEGGGWTVTLDSGERRAYGGLCAATGMNWHARLPEFPGAWNRESYHSSHYRSAEEFRGKRVLIVGAGNSGCDIACDAAHSAERAFISVRRGYQFVPKYVFGMPTDVFAHTGPSLPHWLEERVFSFLINRFLVGDLTRYGLPAPDHLILRSHPIMNTQILHHLGHGDLEARPDVRELRGHEVEFKDGTKEEIDVIVWATGYERVYPFLGEDDLDRREGALDLYLNVFHRRYPDLFIIGLFETDGAAYPLYGAQAELIAAYLHARSRGTAQAFDRLRANDRSDLRGGRRYLSSARHAYYVKSDVYERALRRAASRLT
- a CDS encoding PIN domain-containing protein, giving the protein MIAVDTNVLVYAHRQDSEWHVEAATALRSLAEGRAPWAIPWPCIHEFLAITTHPRIYDPPTKFAAALDQVSGWLESPTLTLLCEGPGYAGRLTDILRTSKVAGAKVHDARVAALCIYHGVRELWSADRDFTRFTALAVRNPMVGQG
- a CDS encoding DUF2191 domain-containing protein; the protein is MRSPVSTSQIAGSRLLAAAKRHAGERGTTLRALVEAGLRTVLDAAPHDDAFVLRDASIGGRGLRPDVREGGWERIAELTYEGHGG
- a CDS encoding NADPH:quinone oxidoreductase family protein, with translation MMSSPIKAIRCHRFAGLDEDGKPVPTPDPLRDVLSLDEVQAPECEAGSVLVSSHYVGVQYPDALQAQGLYQVRPPLPYVPGMDLTGTVLEVGEGVEGLRVGDRVIAQMGIGAMAEVVKADARAVWKAPDNVPLSQCANVGRNFFAAYHSLKVIGEIAPGDLVLIDGASGGVGMAGIQLAKAMGAQVIAGVSVPEKRAYPTAAGADRVLCYGRDRESHRAFKNEVKQAARELGHPDGVDLVLDMVQGDLFEAALVSSVRPLGKICLVGFTAGQKPIRPGMLLIKQAAAIGSLWGPWATANPDRHQEHVAEILSYMATGAVAPRADRVFPLERFIEAFELFENNEGRGNTVVCMTGEEV
- a CDS encoding histidinol-phosphate aminotransferase family protein, whose product is MSLTRRGFARTIGLGTAGLLSSSFIIGRGREAAAFEPELAEEPFDDPIIRISSNENARGPGPNAMAALHQAITTRTGRGYPPDYTNELVTTIAEIYGVGEDNVVVGTGSGAILAGSVRAFCSATKPLVTAAPTYGTPDRMARRIGAPVKMIPVDGSLGLDISAMAEAARGAGMVFFCNPNNPTGTAHSASAVEDFVRRVMRASPATKILIDEAYIDYTFDSAVKTAAPLTQEFPSVFITRTFSKAHGMAGLRVGYAIGQEETLDAISDAWNLGSMNTLSAAAAIASIEDPEHIAEERRENARIRRFTLSAFRDLGFEAPDSHTNHIFVDLKRPASEFREACLEQSVRVGRDFPPMEHTYSRISLGTMEEMETAVGVFRSVLS